One window from the genome of Desulfatirhabdium butyrativorans DSM 18734 encodes:
- the amrB gene encoding AmmeMemoRadiSam system protein B encodes MIRRATLAGSWYPASAAQCRAEIDAFETGADPSGQKRVIGGIVPHAGWYFSGHIAWDVIRQIGPRDGVDLLIVFGMHLPARASAVLMVSGSWQTPFGQIPVQETVAKAVVERFPCIIETTERFNPENTIEVQLPMIRHALPNVSIVAIGAPASAEAIAIGRFTAETAIRSGLVTRVLGSTDLTHYGPNYGFTDYGRASKAIEVVKREHDQPMIEAILSLDPLRVLDLAEKKQNACCSGAVAAAMAAATVLGASKARLVRYATSHERQASESFVGYAGICFEAD; translated from the coding sequence ATGATTCGACGAGCAACGCTTGCAGGAAGCTGGTATCCGGCCTCCGCCGCGCAATGCCGGGCGGAGATCGATGCATTTGAAACCGGGGCCGATCCTTCCGGCCAGAAACGGGTGATCGGCGGGATTGTGCCGCACGCAGGCTGGTATTTTTCAGGGCACATCGCCTGGGATGTCATTCGCCAAATCGGACCGAGAGACGGGGTCGATCTTCTGATCGTTTTCGGCATGCATCTGCCGGCACGTGCCTCGGCTGTCCTGATGGTCTCCGGCAGTTGGCAAACCCCGTTCGGACAAATTCCGGTGCAGGAAACGGTGGCAAAGGCCGTGGTCGAACGGTTTCCCTGCATCATCGAGACAACGGAGCGTTTCAATCCCGAGAATACCATCGAGGTGCAGCTCCCGATGATCCGCCATGCCCTGCCCAACGTGTCCATTGTCGCTATCGGTGCGCCTGCCTCCGCTGAAGCGATCGCCATCGGCCGGTTCACGGCGGAGACGGCGATCCGCTCGGGGCTTGTCACCCGCGTGCTCGGCTCGACGGATCTGACCCATTACGGACCGAACTACGGGTTTACCGATTATGGCCGGGCATCGAAAGCCATCGAAGTGGTGAAACGGGAGCACGATCAGCCCATGATCGAGGCGATTCTTTCGCTCGATCCGCTCCGGGTGCTCGATCTTGCCGAAAAAAAGCAGAACGCCTGCTGCTCCGGCGCGGTTGCCGCCGCGATGGCTGCCGCAACGGTCCTCGGCGCCTCAAAAGCGCGGCTGGTCCGCTATGCAACAAGCCATGAACGGCAGGCATCCGAGAGTTTCGTCGGATACGCCGGAATCTGTTTTGAGGCCGATTGA
- the nifU gene encoding Fe-S cluster assembly protein NifU, which yields MWEYTDKVKDHFLNPRNVGEIENADGVGEVGSLACGDALTLYIKLDENKRIKEAKFKTFGCASAIASSSALTEMVIGKTLEEAQQITNEQIAEYLGGLPKEKMHCSVMGRDALEKAISCYLGKDTKAIDGEIVCECFGVTDHQIERAVRENKLTTVEAVTDYVKAGGGCGKCHDKIQEIIDAVLGAQKPKMAAPVKGKLTNIQKVKLVEETLAREIQPSLRKDGGDIELVDIDGNTVFVRLKGSCSQCKMSQVTLKHYVQTKLQELVTPEITVEEVTS from the coding sequence ATGTGGGAATATACGGACAAGGTGAAAGATCATTTTCTGAACCCCAGGAATGTCGGGGAAATCGAAAATGCGGATGGCGTGGGAGAGGTGGGGTCGCTGGCATGCGGGGACGCCCTGACCCTCTATATCAAACTCGATGAAAACAAGCGCATCAAGGAGGCCAAATTCAAGACATTCGGTTGCGCCAGCGCCATCGCTTCCTCATCGGCACTGACCGAAATGGTGATCGGCAAGACGCTCGAAGAAGCCCAGCAGATCACCAACGAACAAATTGCCGAATACCTCGGAGGTCTTCCGAAGGAAAAGATGCACTGCTCGGTGATGGGCAGAGACGCACTCGAGAAGGCCATTTCATGTTACCTGGGAAAGGATACGAAGGCCATCGACGGCGAGATCGTCTGTGAATGTTTCGGCGTGACCGATCATCAGATCGAGCGGGCCGTCCGGGAAAACAAGCTCACGACAGTGGAGGCCGTCACCGATTATGTGAAGGCGGGCGGCGGATGCGGGAAATGCCACGATAAGATTCAGGAAATCATCGATGCGGTGCTGGGCGCCCAGAAACCCAAAATGGCAGCGCCGGTGAAGGGAAAATTGACGAACATCCAGAAAGTCAAGCTGGTGGAGGAGACGCTGGCGCGGGAAATCCAGCCTTCCCTGCGAAAGGACGGCGGGGACATCGAGCTCGTCGACATCGACGGCAACACGGTTTTTGTCCGCCTGAAGGGGAGCTGCTCCCAGTGCAAGATGTCGCAGGTCACCCTGAAACATTATGTTCAGACCAAACTCCAGGAACTGGTCACACCGGAGATTACCGTGGAGGAGGTGACATCATG